A region of Vibrio tubiashii ATCC 19109 DNA encodes the following proteins:
- a CDS encoding class II fumarate hydratase — MTQRPTAQEFRTEKDSMGEVKVPLNALYQAQTQRAVDNFHFSKHVMPEGFIKALAYIKQTAALTNAQLGLLEGDIAQAIADAAQTIIEGEHIEHFPIDVYQTGSGTSSNMNANEVIATLASQLLGGDVNPNDHVNMGQSSNDVVPTAIQISSVLAIETQLIPALNHLSKVLSDKRAEVGESVKTGRTHLMDAMPITFDQELGGWQFQIEQAKTGIEQSLIAVKALAQGGTAVGTGINADPRFAAKFADNLAQATRIDFASSENFFYNLSSQDAIIALSGQLKTAAVATMKIANDLRWMNSGPLAGLGEIELQGLQPGSSIMPGKVNPVIPEAAAMAAAQVIGNDTTITVAGQSGNFQLNVMLPVIAHNVLESIELLANSATALADKAIATFKVREDNLEVALAKNPILVTALNPVIGYLKAADIAKKAYKEGEAIIDVAERETDLDRATLERLLNPTKLTKGGVAE, encoded by the coding sequence ATGACTCAACGCCCTACTGCACAAGAATTTCGTACCGAGAAAGACAGTATGGGAGAGGTAAAAGTACCTCTTAATGCTCTATACCAAGCTCAAACTCAGCGTGCTGTCGATAACTTTCACTTCAGCAAACATGTGATGCCGGAAGGCTTTATTAAAGCACTGGCCTACATTAAGCAAACCGCCGCTTTGACCAATGCCCAACTAGGACTACTAGAAGGTGATATTGCACAGGCTATCGCGGATGCAGCACAAACCATCATTGAAGGTGAGCACATTGAGCACTTCCCTATCGATGTCTATCAGACAGGGTCTGGCACTAGCTCAAACATGAATGCTAATGAAGTGATCGCAACGCTCGCCTCACAATTACTTGGTGGCGATGTGAATCCTAACGACCACGTTAACATGGGACAAAGCAGTAACGACGTTGTTCCTACTGCAATCCAAATTAGCTCCGTATTAGCGATAGAAACGCAGCTTATCCCAGCGCTAAACCATCTATCTAAAGTGCTAAGCGATAAGCGAGCTGAAGTTGGCGAGAGTGTTAAAACTGGCCGAACGCATTTGATGGATGCGATGCCAATTACATTCGACCAAGAATTAGGTGGCTGGCAGTTCCAAATAGAACAAGCGAAAACTGGCATTGAACAATCTCTGATTGCAGTCAAAGCCCTAGCGCAAGGCGGCACGGCTGTTGGCACAGGCATTAACGCTGACCCTAGATTCGCTGCTAAGTTCGCAGACAATCTCGCCCAAGCAACACGTATTGATTTTGCTTCTAGCGAGAATTTCTTTTACAACCTCAGCAGCCAAGACGCTATTATTGCGCTTTCAGGTCAGTTAAAAACGGCCGCGGTAGCGACAATGAAGATTGCTAACGATCTACGTTGGATGAACTCTGGCCCACTGGCAGGTTTAGGTGAAATTGAACTGCAAGGTCTTCAGCCTGGTTCATCAATCATGCCAGGAAAAGTGAACCCTGTAATTCCAGAAGCGGCAGCAATGGCAGCAGCTCAAGTGATAGGCAACGATACGACAATCACGGTTGCAGGTCAGTCAGGAAACTTTCAGCTCAATGTTATGCTGCCAGTGATTGCTCACAACGTACTGGAGAGCATTGAGCTACTTGCTAACAGCGCGACTGCATTAGCAGATAAGGCAATCGCCACATTTAAAGTCCGCGAAGACAACCTCGAAGTCGCATTGGCAAAAAATCCAATTCTGGTGACAGCATTAAACCCAGTGATTGGCTACCTGAAAGCAGCAGATATTGCGAAGAAAGCCTATAAAGAAGGTGAAGCGATTATTGATGTTGCTGAACGTGAAACCGATTTGGATCGTGCAACACTAGAACGTTTGTTGAACCCAACAAAGTTGACCAAAGGTGGTGTCGCTGAATAG
- a CDS encoding VOC family protein, which translates to MSNLAITEIKSFIPSKDFDESQRFYQALGFEVASVFGDVAYLRREGHAFLLQNYYNVEHAENTMMHLLVEDANSWFSHVKDSQIEQNFSCKVTDLIEQPWGMLEFCVIDPSGVLWRIAQNIR; encoded by the coding sequence ATGAGTAATTTAGCCATCACAGAAATCAAATCGTTTATTCCAAGTAAAGACTTCGATGAGTCACAACGATTTTATCAGGCTCTGGGCTTTGAGGTCGCTTCAGTTTTTGGTGATGTTGCTTACTTAAGGCGTGAAGGCCACGCTTTTCTGCTGCAAAACTACTATAACGTTGAGCATGCAGAAAACACCATGATGCACTTACTGGTTGAAGATGCGAATAGCTGGTTTAGTCATGTTAAAGACTCGCAGATAGAGCAAAACTTTAGTTGTAAAGTGACTGACTTGATAGAGCAGCCGTGGGGAATGCTGGAGTTCTGCGTAATTGATCCATCAGGCGTATTGTGGAGAATTGCGCAAAATATTCGCTAA
- a CDS encoding NAD(P)-dependent oxidoreductase: protein MSQQKVAFIGLGVMGYPMAGFLSKAGYETKVFNRTKAKAEQWANDYQGTACETPKQAAQDCDIVFVCVGNDDDVRSVIYGEDGVFAGLKEGAVLVDHTTTSAELAVELAKAAQTNGNHFIDAPVSGGQAGAENGVLTIMCGGEQAIFDQVAPVMDVYAKQMTLLGENGQGQRCKMVNQICIGGILQGLSEALLLAQKSGLDVEQVVETLKHGAAGSWQMENRAVTMSQDKFDFGFAIDWMRKDLGFCLKEAERVGLELPLTKKVDEQYAELQQDGFGRMDTSVLMKAVAKHQ, encoded by the coding sequence ATGAGTCAGCAGAAAGTAGCCTTTATTGGTTTAGGTGTGATGGGCTATCCAATGGCTGGGTTTTTAAGTAAAGCAGGCTATGAAACTAAGGTATTCAATCGTACTAAAGCCAAAGCAGAGCAATGGGCTAATGATTACCAAGGCACTGCGTGTGAGACGCCAAAACAAGCCGCTCAGGATTGTGACATCGTATTCGTCTGCGTGGGTAACGATGATGATGTGCGCAGTGTTATCTACGGTGAAGATGGTGTATTTGCAGGGCTAAAGGAAGGGGCAGTCTTAGTCGACCATACTACGACTTCCGCTGAACTAGCGGTGGAACTTGCCAAAGCGGCTCAAACCAATGGCAATCACTTTATTGATGCGCCAGTGTCGGGCGGCCAAGCAGGGGCTGAGAATGGCGTACTTACCATTATGTGTGGTGGTGAACAGGCTATATTTGATCAAGTTGCACCAGTCATGGATGTTTATGCCAAACAGATGACCTTGCTGGGTGAAAATGGTCAAGGCCAGCGCTGTAAAATGGTTAACCAGATTTGTATCGGTGGTATCTTGCAAGGCTTAAGTGAAGCGCTGTTACTTGCGCAGAAGTCAGGTTTAGATGTCGAGCAAGTCGTTGAAACATTAAAGCATGGTGCGGCAGGCTCGTGGCAGATGGAAAATCGTGCCGTGACAATGTCACAAGATAAGTTTGATTTTGGTTTTGCGATTGATTGGATGCGTAAGGACTTGGGCTTCTGTCTTAAAGAAGCAGAGCGCGTTGGGTTAGAGCTACCTTTAACTAAAAAGGTGGACGAACAATACGCCGAACTGCAGCAAGATGGCTTCGGGCGTATGGATACGTCGGTACTGATGAAAGCGGTAGCGAAACATCAGTAA
- the katG gene encoding catalase/peroxidase HPI, giving the protein MEHKNGNNGGQCPVMHGGATSSNSSNVAWWPNALNLDILHQHDQKTNPLGADFNYREQLKKLDVNALKNDLKALMTDSQDWWPADWGHYGGLMIRMAWHSAGTYRIGDGRGGADTGNQRFAPLNSWPDNGNLDKARRLLWPIKQKYGNKISWADLMILAGNMAYESMGLETFGFAFGREDIWHPEKDIYWGAEQEWLATSDSDNSRYSGERDLENPLAAVMMGLIYVNPEGVDGNPDPLKTAQDMRVTFARMGMNDEETVALTAGGHTVGKAHGNGDASKLGAEPERAELEEQGLGWNNHTSRGVGRDTVTSGIEGAWTTNPTQWDNGYFHLLLNCDWWLQKSPAGAWQWEPTHIEEHDKPVDVEDPSIRHNPIMTDADMALRFDPDYRKISERFHNDPEYFSETFARAWFKLTHRDMGPKSRYFGPDVPAEELIWQDPVPVGKADYDVAAVKAKIAQSGLSISEMVSTAWDSARTFRNSDKRGGANGARIRLAPQNQWQGNEPEKLAKVLPIVEGIANEFGISVADTIVLAGNVGIEQAAKAGGIDISVPFAAGRGDATAEQTDIESFEVLEPVADGFRNWQKKHYAVSPEELMLDHAQLLGLTAPEMTVLIGGMRVLGTNHSDTQHGVFTNKVGTLTNDFFVNLTDMRYTWKPTGRNSYSIVERASGEEKWTATRVDLVFGSNSILRAYAEVYAQDDNKEKFVQDFVNVWTKVMNADRFDLKQ; this is encoded by the coding sequence ATGGAACACAAAAATGGTAACAATGGTGGTCAATGCCCAGTAATGCACGGCGGCGCAACCTCTTCAAATTCATCCAATGTCGCTTGGTGGCCAAACGCGCTTAACCTCGACATCCTTCATCAACACGACCAAAAAACTAACCCACTGGGCGCTGATTTTAACTATCGAGAGCAACTTAAAAAGCTTGACGTAAACGCCCTTAAAAACGATTTGAAAGCATTGATGACGGACAGCCAAGATTGGTGGCCCGCGGACTGGGGACACTACGGCGGCTTGATGATTCGTATGGCATGGCACTCTGCAGGCACGTACCGTATTGGTGATGGTCGCGGCGGCGCGGATACAGGTAATCAGCGTTTTGCTCCTCTTAACTCTTGGCCAGATAACGGTAACCTTGATAAAGCTCGCCGCCTACTTTGGCCAATCAAACAAAAATATGGCAACAAAATCAGCTGGGCTGATCTTATGATTCTTGCGGGTAACATGGCCTATGAATCAATGGGATTAGAGACATTTGGATTTGCCTTCGGCCGTGAAGATATCTGGCATCCAGAAAAGGACATCTACTGGGGTGCAGAGCAAGAGTGGCTAGCCACCAGCGATTCAGATAACAGTCGTTATTCTGGTGAACGCGATTTAGAGAATCCACTTGCCGCTGTGATGATGGGGCTTATCTACGTCAATCCAGAAGGTGTCGACGGTAACCCAGATCCACTTAAAACAGCCCAAGACATGCGCGTGACTTTTGCACGTATGGGGATGAACGATGAAGAAACCGTTGCCCTTACCGCGGGTGGACATACTGTCGGAAAAGCACACGGTAACGGCGATGCGTCAAAACTAGGTGCGGAGCCTGAGCGTGCAGAATTAGAAGAGCAAGGCTTAGGATGGAACAACCATACCTCTCGCGGTGTCGGTCGCGATACGGTGACAAGTGGTATCGAAGGTGCTTGGACAACCAATCCTACACAATGGGACAATGGCTACTTCCACTTGCTGCTGAATTGCGATTGGTGGCTACAAAAGAGCCCCGCGGGCGCTTGGCAATGGGAGCCAACCCATATTGAAGAGCACGATAAGCCAGTCGATGTAGAAGATCCAAGTATTCGTCATAACCCAATCATGACTGACGCGGACATGGCTCTACGATTTGATCCTGACTATCGTAAAATATCCGAGCGTTTCCACAACGATCCAGAGTACTTCTCAGAAACCTTTGCCCGTGCATGGTTCAAGTTGACTCACCGCGATATGGGACCAAAATCTCGCTACTTTGGTCCAGACGTTCCAGCTGAAGAACTAATTTGGCAAGACCCTGTTCCAGTAGGGAAAGCTGACTATGACGTTGCGGCAGTAAAAGCCAAAATCGCTCAAAGTGGCTTAAGCATCAGTGAGATGGTCTCTACGGCATGGGATAGTGCACGCACCTTCCGCAATTCCGATAAACGTGGCGGTGCCAACGGCGCACGTATTCGCCTTGCACCTCAAAACCAATGGCAAGGTAACGAGCCAGAGAAGCTGGCTAAAGTGTTACCGATAGTCGAAGGCATTGCGAATGAGTTCGGTATTAGCGTTGCAGATACCATTGTTTTAGCTGGCAACGTCGGGATTGAGCAAGCGGCTAAAGCTGGTGGCATAGATATTTCGGTTCCTTTCGCTGCTGGTCGTGGTGACGCAACAGCAGAACAAACTGATATCGAATCATTTGAGGTTCTTGAACCTGTGGCTGACGGCTTCAGAAACTGGCAGAAGAAACACTACGCTGTCAGCCCAGAAGAACTGATGCTAGACCATGCTCAATTGCTCGGCCTAACCGCACCTGAAATGACAGTACTAATCGGTGGTATGCGAGTACTCGGTACAAACCATTCAGACACTCAACATGGTGTGTTCACCAACAAGGTTGGAACACTCACCAACGACTTCTTCGTTAACTTGACGGATATGCGTTATACGTGGAAGCCAACAGGTCGTAACTCGTACTCAATCGTTGAACGTGCAAGCGGCGAAGAAAAGTGGACTGCAACTCGCGTTGACTTAGTATTTGGCTCTAACTCAATCCTGCGTGCTTACGCCGAGGTATATGCACAAGACGATAACAAAGAGAAGTTTGTTCAAGATTTTGTCAATGTATGGACTAAGGTCATGAACGCAGACCGTTTCGATTTAAAACAGTAA
- a CDS encoding endonuclease/exonuclease/phosphatase family protein has translation MKRAVIWFIVFIPALAWVSLSFYESTWWIENIVAFPAIFLLVYWVMSVGFCLGKHWLQACVCLVVSGVFFLLTPKSNRVLTANCVNPITVTQFNLYYENDNVNGFINYLLANPSDLVVLQEVAPEIGEKLKTLDDVYPYYYGGQEGIGYPSSQMVLSRSPLKDMSVFLTPDEQAIIRGKWHPNKHVDLTLMVAHPTSPRTKALWYRRNAIIRTIESLNQLYPSDEVLVVGDFNLSSASLRFGKMFPSFQTAPVASWPNWVNQFQTPDFTMIAIDHLWLKSSQTGRRICERRSVEKPNGSDHKMVLTKIGY, from the coding sequence GTGAAAAGAGCAGTTATTTGGTTTATCGTATTCATTCCAGCACTGGCTTGGGTGAGCCTGTCGTTCTACGAATCAACGTGGTGGATAGAAAATATCGTCGCATTTCCGGCGATCTTTCTGCTTGTATATTGGGTCATGAGTGTTGGCTTCTGTCTCGGAAAACATTGGCTGCAAGCGTGCGTTTGCTTGGTCGTTTCTGGCGTGTTCTTTTTGCTCACACCTAAGTCGAACCGTGTGCTCACTGCCAATTGCGTCAATCCAATCACCGTGACGCAATTTAATCTTTACTACGAGAACGACAATGTAAACGGGTTTATTAACTATTTGCTCGCCAACCCAAGTGATTTAGTGGTTCTACAAGAAGTTGCTCCAGAAATAGGCGAGAAACTTAAAACCCTTGATGATGTGTACCCTTATTACTACGGTGGTCAGGAGGGAATAGGGTATCCGTCAAGCCAAATGGTACTGAGCCGTTCACCACTGAAAGATATGTCGGTTTTTCTCACGCCGGATGAACAAGCGATTATCCGGGGCAAATGGCATCCTAATAAACATGTTGATCTCACTCTGATGGTGGCTCATCCCACCTCACCGAGGACCAAAGCGCTATGGTATCGACGCAATGCCATTATTCGCACCATTGAGTCTTTAAATCAGCTTTATCCAAGTGACGAGGTGTTGGTTGTCGGAGACTTTAATCTCTCTTCGGCGAGCCTTCGGTTTGGTAAGATGTTTCCCAGTTTTCAAACTGCTCCTGTAGCGAGTTGGCCAAATTGGGTAAATCAGTTTCAAACTCCAGATTTTACGATGATTGCAATCGATCATTTATGGCTAAAGTCGAGTCAAACCGGCAGAAGGATTTGCGAGCGTAGAAGTGTCGAAAAGCCGAATGGCTCCGATCATAAGATGGTGTTGACGAAAATTGGTTATTGA
- a CDS encoding HAD family hydrolase yields the protein MKFQAAIFDMDGLLLDTERVCMRVFKQACENVNLPFYEDVYLSIIGRNSAGIDLILRQAYGDDLDRLHAEWRINYDAIVKHQAIPVKDGVVELLEWLKSNNVPTAVATSTHREVATIKLELAGLSKYFASLTCGCEVTHGKPDPEIYLLAAERLDVQPEQCLAFEDSNNGVRSAVAAHMTTFQIPDLVEPCEEVKALGHQILPSLIDVLAYLKAEH from the coding sequence ATGAAATTTCAAGCTGCCATCTTTGATATGGATGGGCTATTACTCGACACTGAGCGCGTTTGTATGCGTGTGTTTAAGCAAGCCTGTGAAAATGTCAATCTCCCTTTCTATGAAGACGTGTATCTATCAATCATCGGTAGAAACTCTGCAGGCATTGATCTGATTCTTCGCCAAGCATATGGTGACGACCTTGATAGGCTGCATGCAGAATGGCGCATAAATTACGATGCCATCGTCAAGCATCAGGCAATACCGGTAAAAGATGGTGTTGTTGAGCTACTAGAGTGGTTGAAAAGCAACAATGTTCCAACTGCAGTGGCGACCTCCACTCATCGTGAAGTTGCAACGATTAAACTCGAACTTGCTGGTTTGTCTAAGTATTTTGCTAGTTTGACCTGCGGCTGTGAGGTCACGCACGGTAAACCTGACCCAGAAATTTACTTGCTTGCAGCTGAGCGCCTAGATGTACAGCCAGAACAATGCCTTGCATTTGAAGACTCCAATAATGGCGTTCGCAGCGCTGTTGCGGCTCATATGACGACATTCCAAATCCCCGATCTTGTTGAACCTTGTGAAGAAGTCAAAGCTTTGGGTCACCAAATTCTGCCTTCTTTAATCGATGTCCTTGCGTACTTAAAGGCAGAGCACTAA
- a CDS encoding alpha-amylase family protein yields the protein MKKITSIFAATAALCIPQVASAEAILHAFNWKYSDVTQNAQQIAANGYKKVLISPAMKSSGTQWWARYQPQDLRVIDSPLGNKQDLEAMIAALKAQGIDVYADVVLNHMANESWKRSDLNYPGTDVLNDYSSRASYYANQKLFGDLSQNLFSASDFHPAGCITNWNDPGHVQYWRLCGADGDTGLPDLDPNNWVVSQQKSYLKALKSMGIKGFRIDAVKHMSQYQIDQIFSSDITSGMHVFGEVITSGGKGDSGYEAFLAPYLNNTNHAAYDFPLFASIRGAFSFGGGLNQLHDPKAYGQALEDARAITFTITHDIPTNDGFRYQIMDPTDEKLAYAYILGKDGGTPLIYSDELPDSEDKDNGRWADVWKNSTMINMLKFHNAMQGKSMTMLHSDQCTLLFKRGKEGVVGINKCGESKTTTVDTYQHEFNWHVAYKDVLSSDTTTVNSRYHQFTVPARTARMWKL from the coding sequence ATGAAAAAAATAACATCAATATTCGCTGCCACAGCTGCACTCTGTATTCCTCAAGTTGCCAGTGCCGAGGCGATACTTCATGCATTCAATTGGAAATACTCCGATGTCACTCAGAATGCACAGCAAATTGCTGCCAACGGCTATAAGAAAGTGTTGATTTCACCAGCAATGAAGTCAAGTGGCACTCAATGGTGGGCACGCTATCAACCACAAGATCTACGTGTTATCGACTCACCGCTGGGGAACAAACAAGACCTAGAGGCGATGATTGCGGCTCTTAAAGCGCAAGGGATTGATGTCTATGCTGACGTCGTTCTGAATCACATGGCGAATGAATCTTGGAAACGCAGCGACCTCAATTACCCTGGTACCGACGTATTAAATGACTACTCGTCTCGCGCTAGTTATTACGCAAATCAAAAACTGTTTGGTGATTTGAGCCAAAACCTGTTCTCAGCATCAGACTTTCACCCTGCAGGATGTATCACTAACTGGAATGATCCAGGTCACGTTCAGTACTGGCGACTATGTGGCGCGGATGGTGATACAGGTCTTCCAGATTTAGATCCGAACAACTGGGTTGTATCACAACAAAAAAGTTACCTTAAAGCGCTAAAGTCGATGGGTATCAAAGGCTTCCGTATTGATGCGGTTAAACATATGAGCCAATATCAAATCGATCAAATTTTCTCTTCTGACATTACATCCGGAATGCATGTGTTTGGTGAGGTGATTACTAGCGGCGGCAAAGGTGATTCCGGTTATGAAGCATTCTTAGCCCCATACCTTAACAACACTAATCACGCTGCATACGATTTCCCACTATTTGCTTCTATTCGAGGTGCCTTCTCTTTTGGTGGTGGGCTAAACCAACTGCATGATCCGAAGGCATATGGTCAAGCGTTAGAAGATGCACGCGCGATTACCTTTACTATCACCCACGATATCCCGACAAATGATGGTTTCCGTTACCAAATTATGGACCCTACCGACGAGAAACTCGCTTATGCCTACATTCTTGGCAAAGATGGGGGAACGCCTCTGATCTACAGTGATGAGCTGCCTGACAGCGAAGATAAAGATAATGGTCGCTGGGCAGATGTTTGGAAAAACTCTACCATGATCAACATGCTCAAATTCCACAATGCGATGCAAGGTAAATCTATGACCATGCTACACAGTGATCAATGTACCTTGCTGTTCAAGCGTGGCAAAGAGGGAGTTGTCGGAATCAATAAATGTGGTGAAAGTAAAACAACCACTGTTGATACCTACCAGCATGAGTTTAACTGGCACGTTGCGTATAAAGATGTCTTAAGCTCAGATACAACAACCGTTAACTCACGTTACCACCAATTTACTGTTCCCGCACGCACCGCTAGGATGTGGAAGCTGTAG
- the yghU gene encoding glutathione-dependent disulfide-bond oxidoreductase — MTNQYVPPKVWKMDDENGGQWASINRPDSGARHEKALPVGQHPIQLHSMGTPNGQKVTIMLEELLALGVTEAEYDAYLIKIGEGDQFGSGFVEVNPNSKIPALVDQSGDAPINVFESGNILLYLAEKFGHFLPSDIAAKTQVMNWLFWLQGSAPYLGGGFGHFYAYAPEKFEYPINRFAMEAKRQLDVLDKQLENNTFIAGEEYSIADIAIWPWYGNLVLGKTYDAAEFLDVDSYKNLKRWAEQIEAREAVQRGRIVNRAWGEDWEQVPERHSAEDIDKVLALKP, encoded by the coding sequence ATGACAAACCAATACGTACCACCAAAAGTATGGAAAATGGATGACGAGAACGGCGGCCAATGGGCGAGTATCAACCGTCCTGATTCTGGTGCTCGTCATGAGAAAGCGTTACCTGTTGGTCAGCACCCTATCCAGCTCCATTCTATGGGTACTCCAAATGGTCAGAAAGTCACAATCATGCTCGAAGAGTTGCTTGCACTAGGCGTGACAGAGGCCGAGTACGATGCATACTTAATTAAGATTGGCGAGGGCGACCAGTTTGGCTCTGGCTTCGTAGAGGTAAACCCAAACTCAAAAATTCCTGCATTAGTTGACCAATCGGGCGATGCACCGATTAATGTGTTTGAGTCAGGCAATATCTTGCTCTATCTCGCAGAGAAATTCGGTCACTTCCTGCCAAGTGATATTGCGGCTAAAACTCAAGTCATGAACTGGTTATTCTGGCTTCAAGGCTCTGCTCCTTATCTAGGTGGTGGATTTGGTCACTTCTACGCCTACGCGCCAGAGAAGTTCGAATACCCGATCAATCGCTTTGCCATGGAGGCAAAACGTCAGTTAGATGTTCTTGATAAACAGCTGGAAAACAACACCTTTATCGCTGGTGAAGAGTACAGTATCGCAGATATCGCAATCTGGCCTTGGTATGGCAACCTAGTGTTAGGTAAGACCTATGATGCCGCAGAATTCTTAGACGTTGATAGCTACAAAAACTTGAAACGTTGGGCAGAGCAAATTGAAGCCCGAGAAGCTGTGCAGCGCGGTCGCATTGTTAACCGGGCTTGGGGCGAAGATTGGGAACAAGTTCCTGAACGTCACAGTGCTGAAGATATTGATAAAGTACTGGCACTAAAACCTTAA
- a CDS encoding ABC transporter substrate-binding protein, giving the protein MSDANLRRLQQLLLKYEPDKVYHLAIEELENAFSTSRRNTSNIIKSLSELGWICWIPSKGRGNLSQLQIKVTLCCVLEKLFVAELEHGRFSNITRMMELFGETAVKALTLATEKQNQLNEECGNLLITQYPWVDKLQPAKTYRLPELQILRSIYNTLLVQDKEGKVQAGLAHCWQLEGRLIHLWLRPEVICHNGKRLEVTHVVDCLNQLMSIDGPVKYLFEQVCDIKVVSRNQLTIELCQSNPLFLYILCLPHTSVYSEDKAEFANGLSVNIGTGPFFVKEWDSERLVLKRHGKYYGHSALLDQITLTEASELQDYNLSFNRKEGVVEESMINALSYLAINYRNGAEINQATIKQLIDYVQSQRKLFDSDLVVDDLSFSQYEHKIMQAVPPRLEGHLVITKPKLTIPLLKKTVAWLKDVIEKTGVTVDIKTLEDISDPGAMRDQADILFIEEIIEQPQDFGLYDWLLASSGLRFIYNDEAMQKHCEAVKRAVSHQNPYQALKEIEQSLYRHQQLLPLFHGKEKVTCSVEVQGVEISKGGYSDFYNLWINKNT; this is encoded by the coding sequence TTGAGCGACGCGAACTTACGTAGACTCCAGCAGCTACTATTAAAATATGAACCTGACAAGGTTTACCACTTGGCGATCGAAGAGTTGGAGAACGCTTTTTCAACCTCGCGTAGAAATACTTCAAACATCATTAAAAGTTTGTCTGAACTGGGGTGGATTTGCTGGATTCCTTCGAAAGGAAGGGGCAATTTGAGCCAGCTGCAAATCAAAGTGACGCTATGTTGTGTGCTAGAAAAGCTATTTGTTGCAGAACTCGAACATGGTCGTTTTTCGAACATTACTCGGATGATGGAACTCTTCGGAGAAACTGCCGTTAAAGCGCTAACGTTAGCCACTGAAAAACAAAATCAGCTCAATGAGGAGTGTGGAAATTTACTGATAACTCAATACCCTTGGGTTGATAAATTACAACCAGCTAAAACCTATAGATTGCCCGAACTACAAATTCTACGCAGTATTTACAACACCTTACTTGTGCAGGACAAAGAAGGGAAAGTTCAAGCTGGGCTAGCACACTGTTGGCAGCTTGAAGGGCGACTTATACATCTTTGGTTAAGGCCTGAAGTGATATGTCACAACGGTAAAAGATTAGAAGTCACTCATGTAGTGGATTGCTTAAATCAACTCATGTCGATAGATGGGCCTGTTAAATATCTATTTGAGCAAGTTTGTGACATCAAGGTGGTGAGTCGAAATCAACTGACGATTGAGCTTTGTCAATCAAATCCGCTTTTTCTATATATCTTATGTCTACCTCATACTTCTGTATACAGTGAGGATAAAGCTGAGTTTGCGAATGGGTTAAGTGTAAACATAGGAACTGGACCATTTTTCGTCAAAGAGTGGGACAGCGAGCGCTTGGTTTTAAAACGGCATGGTAAGTACTATGGCCATAGTGCGCTACTTGATCAAATTACGCTGACGGAAGCTTCAGAGTTACAAGATTACAATTTGAGCTTTAATCGTAAAGAAGGTGTGGTAGAAGAGAGTATGATCAATGCTCTTTCTTACTTAGCGATTAATTATCGAAATGGCGCTGAAATTAACCAAGCTACCATTAAACAGCTTATTGATTATGTGCAGAGCCAACGAAAGCTTTTTGACTCCGATTTAGTCGTTGATGATCTGAGTTTTTCGCAATATGAGCACAAGATAATGCAGGCGGTGCCACCTCGCTTAGAAGGGCATCTAGTCATTACCAAGCCTAAACTAACGATTCCGCTGTTAAAGAAAACGGTCGCTTGGTTGAAAGATGTCATTGAGAAAACGGGCGTCACAGTGGATATAAAAACACTTGAAGATATCAGTGACCCCGGCGCGATGAGAGATCAGGCTGATATCTTGTTCATCGAGGAAATTATCGAGCAACCTCAAGATTTTGGGCTATACGATTGGCTACTCGCCTCATCAGGATTGAGGTTTATTTACAATGATGAAGCAATGCAAAAACACTGTGAAGCCGTTAAGAGGGCAGTAAGTCACCAGAACCCATACCAAGCGTTGAAAGAAATTGAGCAATCTTTATATCGCCACCAACAGTTATTGCCATTATTTCATGGAAAAGAAAAGGTGACGTGCAGTGTGGAAGTTCAAGGTGTTGAAATAAGCAAAGGCGGCTACAGCGACTTCTACAACCTTTGGATTAATAAAAATACTTGA